One region of Eupeodes corollae chromosome 1, idEupCoro1.1, whole genome shotgun sequence genomic DNA includes:
- the LOC129942537 gene encoding uncharacterized protein LOC129942537 isoform X1 yields the protein MDTNNYISLEQPSTSAEAGEEQIIYTIVHETATMSDESQSQLEIKELLGSWNLGHLSDLFISERITVEVLKILKEKHFPMLFKNSSVGDLAMFEHKLMEWRSSLGIGEQQIDMFTLRENSCSSSFSSSPTSSIREDPSAPAISLSLILKNSPKARDIEKFYEQNFKLQDIHRQALITLICEYFIDNHLHLNLYTSYMLEEQILQRFKGEKLEFYRTGKRGKIYAKFCNSKTSSRLAVKRSIFPKAENAEVTEKSKKKHLMEFTPEVDAEECIRSIKYDNLSTSEFDSCWQACSQFRLDQIYKETTLHTIFEEWPDYKKPGGYRLIDKDFGVVFRNSPGVLLKYPEQAGNLRKFLLDEDHLRDKNLRNMVNQIDENDIKTDSAAVKLFWCLHGYLIPTQKGSRKDNSGKSSTVRFTIKSSQEAFLFIGSSVQELDDHIAFLKSKSENIQPFILAVGDKDFENFSNYYVYLDGIKFVFSNFLRAIDICFKCFNLFNLEYPLACSQLWTFIEHYFYELNISKTKSPKMYLLIEALRKSALTQDDEVADSEAGLGYI from the exons ATGGATACAAACAATTATATATCATTGGAACAACCCTCAACTTCTGCGGAGGCCGGGGaagaacaaataatttatacaaTTGTTCATGAAACAGCAACTATGTCAGATGAGTCGCAGTCCCAGTTGGAAATAAAAGAACTTCTGGGCAGTTGGAATCTTGGACACCTGTCAGATTTGTTTATCT CTGAGCGCATAACAGTTGAagtgcttaaaattttaaaggaaaaacatTTTCCTATGCTTTTCAAAAACAGTTCAGTTGGAGATCTGGCAATGTTTGAACACAAGTTAATGGAGTGGAGATCCTCTCTAGGTATCGGAGAGCAGCAAATTGATATGTTTACCTTGCGGGAAAATTCATGCAGCTCATCATTTTCATCTTCGCCAACGTCGTCAATAAGAGAAGATCCATCTGCGCCTGCTATAtctctttctttaattttaaaaaactcaccAAAGGCGAGAGACATAGAAAAATTCTATGAACAAAACTTCAAGCTTCAGGATATACATCGACAGGCGTTGATCACATTaatatgtgaatattttatcgacAACCATCTTCATTTGAATTTATACACTAGCTACATGCTAGAGGAACAAATATTGCAAAGATTCAAAGGGGAAAAGCTTGAGTTTTACCGCACTGGTAAAAGAGGTAAAATATATGCCAAGTTTTGCAATTCGAAGACCTCCTCTAGATTGGCTGTTAAAAGATCTATCTTTCCTAAAGCTGAAAATGCTGAAGTAACTgagaaatcaaagaaaaaacatttgatggaattca CTCCGGAAGTTGATGCAGAAGAGTGTATTAGGAGCATCAAATATGATAACTTGTCAACTTCAGAGTTCGACAGCTGTTGGCAAGCTTGTAGCCAATTTAGACTGGATCAAATATATAAAGAGACAACTTTACACACCATTTTTGAGGAATGGCCGGATTACAAGAAGCCAGGAGGTTATCGTTTG ATTGACAAGGATTTTGGggttgtttttcgaaattcccCAGGAGTTCTTTTGAAGTATCCAGAGCAGGCTGGCAATCTGAGAAAGTTTTTACTAGATGAAGATCACCTGCGAGACAAAAATTTACGAAATATGGTGAACCAAATTGACGAAAATGATATTAAAACTG ATAGTGCAgcagtaaaattattttggtgtCTCCACGGCTATTTGATACCAACACAAAAGGGCAGCCGGAAAGATAACTCTGGAAAAAGTAGTACTGTAAGGTTTACTATTAAAAGCTCTCAAGAGGCTTTCCTTTTTATTGGGTCCAGCGTACAAGAACTCGATGACCATAtagcatttttgaaaagcaagtCAGAAAATATACAACCATTTATACTTGCCGTTGGGGATAaggattttgaaaacttttcgaACTACTACGTTTACCTTGATGGTATTAAGTtcgtgttttcaaattttttgagagcAATTGATATATGTTTCAAGTGCTTCAACTTGTTTAATTTGGAGTATCCGTTAGCGTGCTCACAATTATGGACATTTATTGAGCACTACTTCTACGAGCTCaacatttctaaaacaaaatccCCTAAAATGTATTTACTCATCGAAGCGTTAAGAAAAAg CGCTCTGACTCAAGATGATGAAGTTGCAGATTCAGAAGCCGGCCTCGgatatatttaa
- the LOC129942537 gene encoding uncharacterized protein LOC129942537 isoform X3 translates to MDTNNYISLEQPSTSAEAGEEQIIYTIVHETATMSDESQSQLEIKELLGSWNLGHLSDLFISERITVEVLKILKEKHFPMLFKNSSVGDLAMFEHKLMEWRSSLGIGEQQIDMFTLRENSCSSSFSSSPTSSIREDPSAPAISLSLILKNSPKARDIEKFYEQNFKLQDIHRQALITLICEYFIDNHLHLNLYTSYMLEEQILQRFKGEKLEFYRTGKRGKIYAKFCNSKTSSRLAVKRSIFPKAENAEVTEKSKKKHLMEFTPEVDAEECIRSIKYDNLSTSEFDSCWQACSQFRLDQIYKETTLHTIFEEWPDYKKPGGYRLIDKDFGVVFRNSPGVLLKYPEQAGNLRKFLLDEDHLRDKNLRNMVNQIDENDIKTAL, encoded by the exons ATGGATACAAACAATTATATATCATTGGAACAACCCTCAACTTCTGCGGAGGCCGGGGaagaacaaataatttatacaaTTGTTCATGAAACAGCAACTATGTCAGATGAGTCGCAGTCCCAGTTGGAAATAAAAGAACTTCTGGGCAGTTGGAATCTTGGACACCTGTCAGATTTGTTTATCT CTGAGCGCATAACAGTTGAagtgcttaaaattttaaaggaaaaacatTTTCCTATGCTTTTCAAAAACAGTTCAGTTGGAGATCTGGCAATGTTTGAACACAAGTTAATGGAGTGGAGATCCTCTCTAGGTATCGGAGAGCAGCAAATTGATATGTTTACCTTGCGGGAAAATTCATGCAGCTCATCATTTTCATCTTCGCCAACGTCGTCAATAAGAGAAGATCCATCTGCGCCTGCTATAtctctttctttaattttaaaaaactcaccAAAGGCGAGAGACATAGAAAAATTCTATGAACAAAACTTCAAGCTTCAGGATATACATCGACAGGCGTTGATCACATTaatatgtgaatattttatcgacAACCATCTTCATTTGAATTTATACACTAGCTACATGCTAGAGGAACAAATATTGCAAAGATTCAAAGGGGAAAAGCTTGAGTTTTACCGCACTGGTAAAAGAGGTAAAATATATGCCAAGTTTTGCAATTCGAAGACCTCCTCTAGATTGGCTGTTAAAAGATCTATCTTTCCTAAAGCTGAAAATGCTGAAGTAACTgagaaatcaaagaaaaaacatttgatggaattca CTCCGGAAGTTGATGCAGAAGAGTGTATTAGGAGCATCAAATATGATAACTTGTCAACTTCAGAGTTCGACAGCTGTTGGCAAGCTTGTAGCCAATTTAGACTGGATCAAATATATAAAGAGACAACTTTACACACCATTTTTGAGGAATGGCCGGATTACAAGAAGCCAGGAGGTTATCGTTTG ATTGACAAGGATTTTGGggttgtttttcgaaattcccCAGGAGTTCTTTTGAAGTATCCAGAGCAGGCTGGCAATCTGAGAAAGTTTTTACTAGATGAAGATCACCTGCGAGACAAAAATTTACGAAATATGGTGAACCAAATTGACGAAAATGATATTAAAACTG CGCTCTGA
- the LOC129942537 gene encoding uncharacterized protein LOC129942537 isoform X4 — protein sequence MDTNNYISLEQPSTSAEAGEEQIIYTIVHETATMSDESQSQLEIKELLGSWNLGHLSDLFISPEVDAEECIRSIKYDNLSTSEFDSCWQACSQFRLDQIYKETTLHTIFEEWPDYKKPGGYRLIDKDFGVVFRNSPGVLLKYPEQAGNLRKFLLDEDHLRDKNLRNMVNQIDENDIKTDSAAVKLFWCLHGYLIPTQKGSRKDNSGKSSTVRFTIKSSQEAFLFIGSSVQELDDHIAFLKSKSENIQPFILAVGDKDFENFSNYYVYLDGIKFVFSNFLRAIDICFKCFNLFNLEYPLACSQLWTFIEHYFYELNISKTKSPKMYLLIEALRKSALTQDDEVADSEAGLGYI from the exons ATGGATACAAACAATTATATATCATTGGAACAACCCTCAACTTCTGCGGAGGCCGGGGaagaacaaataatttatacaaTTGTTCATGAAACAGCAACTATGTCAGATGAGTCGCAGTCCCAGTTGGAAATAAAAGAACTTCTGGGCAGTTGGAATCTTGGACACCTGTCAGATTTGTTTATCT CTCCGGAAGTTGATGCAGAAGAGTGTATTAGGAGCATCAAATATGATAACTTGTCAACTTCAGAGTTCGACAGCTGTTGGCAAGCTTGTAGCCAATTTAGACTGGATCAAATATATAAAGAGACAACTTTACACACCATTTTTGAGGAATGGCCGGATTACAAGAAGCCAGGAGGTTATCGTTTG ATTGACAAGGATTTTGGggttgtttttcgaaattcccCAGGAGTTCTTTTGAAGTATCCAGAGCAGGCTGGCAATCTGAGAAAGTTTTTACTAGATGAAGATCACCTGCGAGACAAAAATTTACGAAATATGGTGAACCAAATTGACGAAAATGATATTAAAACTG ATAGTGCAgcagtaaaattattttggtgtCTCCACGGCTATTTGATACCAACACAAAAGGGCAGCCGGAAAGATAACTCTGGAAAAAGTAGTACTGTAAGGTTTACTATTAAAAGCTCTCAAGAGGCTTTCCTTTTTATTGGGTCCAGCGTACAAGAACTCGATGACCATAtagcatttttgaaaagcaagtCAGAAAATATACAACCATTTATACTTGCCGTTGGGGATAaggattttgaaaacttttcgaACTACTACGTTTACCTTGATGGTATTAAGTtcgtgttttcaaattttttgagagcAATTGATATATGTTTCAAGTGCTTCAACTTGTTTAATTTGGAGTATCCGTTAGCGTGCTCACAATTATGGACATTTATTGAGCACTACTTCTACGAGCTCaacatttctaaaacaaaatccCCTAAAATGTATTTACTCATCGAAGCGTTAAGAAAAAg CGCTCTGACTCAAGATGATGAAGTTGCAGATTCAGAAGCCGGCCTCGgatatatttaa
- the LOC129942537 gene encoding uncharacterized protein LOC129942537 isoform X2, with translation MFEHKLMEWRSSLGIGEQQIDMFTLRENSCSSSFSSSPTSSIREDPSAPAISLSLILKNSPKARDIEKFYEQNFKLQDIHRQALITLICEYFIDNHLHLNLYTSYMLEEQILQRFKGEKLEFYRTGKRGKIYAKFCNSKTSSRLAVKRSIFPKAENAEVTEKSKKKHLMEFTPEVDAEECIRSIKYDNLSTSEFDSCWQACSQFRLDQIYKETTLHTIFEEWPDYKKPGGYRLIDKDFGVVFRNSPGVLLKYPEQAGNLRKFLLDEDHLRDKNLRNMVNQIDENDIKTDSAAVKLFWCLHGYLIPTQKGSRKDNSGKSSTVRFTIKSSQEAFLFIGSSVQELDDHIAFLKSKSENIQPFILAVGDKDFENFSNYYVYLDGIKFVFSNFLRAIDICFKCFNLFNLEYPLACSQLWTFIEHYFYELNISKTKSPKMYLLIEALRKSALTQDDEVADSEAGLGYI, from the exons ATGTTTGAACACAAGTTAATGGAGTGGAGATCCTCTCTAGGTATCGGAGAGCAGCAAATTGATATGTTTACCTTGCGGGAAAATTCATGCAGCTCATCATTTTCATCTTCGCCAACGTCGTCAATAAGAGAAGATCCATCTGCGCCTGCTATAtctctttctttaattttaaaaaactcaccAAAGGCGAGAGACATAGAAAAATTCTATGAACAAAACTTCAAGCTTCAGGATATACATCGACAGGCGTTGATCACATTaatatgtgaatattttatcgacAACCATCTTCATTTGAATTTATACACTAGCTACATGCTAGAGGAACAAATATTGCAAAGATTCAAAGGGGAAAAGCTTGAGTTTTACCGCACTGGTAAAAGAGGTAAAATATATGCCAAGTTTTGCAATTCGAAGACCTCCTCTAGATTGGCTGTTAAAAGATCTATCTTTCCTAAAGCTGAAAATGCTGAAGTAACTgagaaatcaaagaaaaaacatttgatggaattca CTCCGGAAGTTGATGCAGAAGAGTGTATTAGGAGCATCAAATATGATAACTTGTCAACTTCAGAGTTCGACAGCTGTTGGCAAGCTTGTAGCCAATTTAGACTGGATCAAATATATAAAGAGACAACTTTACACACCATTTTTGAGGAATGGCCGGATTACAAGAAGCCAGGAGGTTATCGTTTG ATTGACAAGGATTTTGGggttgtttttcgaaattcccCAGGAGTTCTTTTGAAGTATCCAGAGCAGGCTGGCAATCTGAGAAAGTTTTTACTAGATGAAGATCACCTGCGAGACAAAAATTTACGAAATATGGTGAACCAAATTGACGAAAATGATATTAAAACTG ATAGTGCAgcagtaaaattattttggtgtCTCCACGGCTATTTGATACCAACACAAAAGGGCAGCCGGAAAGATAACTCTGGAAAAAGTAGTACTGTAAGGTTTACTATTAAAAGCTCTCAAGAGGCTTTCCTTTTTATTGGGTCCAGCGTACAAGAACTCGATGACCATAtagcatttttgaaaagcaagtCAGAAAATATACAACCATTTATACTTGCCGTTGGGGATAaggattttgaaaacttttcgaACTACTACGTTTACCTTGATGGTATTAAGTtcgtgttttcaaattttttgagagcAATTGATATATGTTTCAAGTGCTTCAACTTGTTTAATTTGGAGTATCCGTTAGCGTGCTCACAATTATGGACATTTATTGAGCACTACTTCTACGAGCTCaacatttctaaaacaaaatccCCTAAAATGTATTTACTCATCGAAGCGTTAAGAAAAAg CGCTCTGACTCAAGATGATGAAGTTGCAGATTCAGAAGCCGGCCTCGgatatatttaa